One stretch of Glycine soja cultivar W05 chromosome 7, ASM419377v2, whole genome shotgun sequence DNA includes these proteins:
- the LOC114419236 gene encoding sister chromatid cohesion protein PDS5-like, whose product MPNPDESERNAAARKLGRVGEKLLKNSSLLLSTLGQELTEPIQESLVSSKKALISIKLLRLTDEDVKISVTSCLIEITRITDVPYDDGQMKEIFKLIVASFEKFSHISGHEKALDIPGY is encoded by the exons ATGCCGAATCCGGATGAGAGTGAGAGGAATGCAGCAGCAAGGAAGCTTGGACGTGTGGGGGAGAAGCTCCTCAAGAACTCTTCT CTGCTACTATCAACCCTGGGACAAGAGCTAACCGAGCcaattcaagaatcacttgTATCTTCAAAGAAGGCTTTGATTTCCATTAAACTTTTGAGGCTCACAGATGAGGATGTTAAGATTTCAGTTACATCTTGCCTCATTGAGATTACAAGAATCACTGATGTCCCTTATGATGATGGACAAATGAAG GAAATCTTCAAGCTTATAGTGGCATCTTTCGAGAAATTTTCTCACATATCTGGTCATGAAAAAGCACTTGACATACCTGGCTATTGA